A window of Streptomyces sp. SAI-127 contains these coding sequences:
- a CDS encoding YciI family protein, giving the protein MAKYLLLKHYRGAPAPANDVPMEQWTPEEISAHVQYMRDFADRLVKTGEYVDGQALAPEGTWVRYDGEGRPPVTDGPFAETKDLIAGWMVIDVDSYERAVELAGELSAAPGAGGKPIHEWLELRPFYAALPTDPECHPGG; this is encoded by the coding sequence ATGGCCAAGTACCTGCTGCTGAAGCACTACCGTGGCGCTCCGGCTCCGGCCAACGACGTGCCCATGGAGCAGTGGACGCCCGAGGAGATCTCGGCGCACGTGCAGTACATGCGGGACTTCGCGGACCGGCTGGTGAAGACCGGGGAGTACGTCGACGGGCAGGCGCTCGCTCCCGAGGGGACGTGGGTGCGGTACGACGGCGAGGGGCGCCCGCCCGTCACCGACGGGCCGTTCGCCGAGACCAAGGACCTCATCGCCGGCTGGATGGTGATCGACGTCGACAGCTACGAGCGGGCCGTCGAGCTGGCCGGTGAGCTGTCGGCCGCCCCCGGTGCCGGCGGAAAGCCGATCCACGAGTGGCTGGAGCTCCGCCCGTTCTACGCGGCGTTGCCCACCGACCCGGAGTGCCACCCCGGTGGATGA